Below is a genomic region from Natranaerobius trueperi.
GCTTTGTTGCCCCTTTCATACATTTCTTTATAATTAGTATACACATAGTATACACAAAAAGGCAGAGTTTTACTTACAAAGCCCACTGTAAGTAAAGCTCTGCATCTCAATAATATTAACACACAATCCAAGATTTCACAAGTTTTTTACAATTGATGACCGTGTCAACCCACTGTAGCTTAAAAGAGAAAACTCAACCCCCCCTCAAATAACCTAATGTTGTTCAAGCCTTTGGTATCCGTTCTAGTCAAGTTGTTCTTTCCGTACATTATCATGATTCAATTCTTTTTTTAACCAGTTAACTTCTTCTGTGGCTTTAATACAACACTATAGTAGCTACATACTAGCTCTGATTTACTAGGAGCAACACGCAATTGTGTTGTTATTACCCTTCTTTCCTGCTAACCAAAAAATCCTACAGTATTTTTACACTAATACAAATGATATACTTTTTTTATTGTTTTATCATCATTAGAAATAATTTGGACTTTATTTTCTTCAGTATCTATCAAACCTATTGTCGGTACTTTATCTTCGGTTTTTGGGATTGAAGGGGATCCTGGGTTTATTAATAATATTCCTTCAACCTCTTTTATCACTGGTATATGTGTATGACCAGTAATAACACATTTTACGTTATAGTCTTTCGCGAGCTGAACTAAGTCGATCTCATTATAATCTTCTCCATGTAATAACAAAATATTAAGATTATCTAAATTAGTATGAAAAAAAGGTGATAAAATTGGTTTATTTAAAACCATTTGATCAACTTTTGAATCACAATTACCCTGAACCATATATATTGGTTGTTCTAAGTTATTAAGTATATGAGACAATTTTTGTGGATCATAACCATCAGGAAGTGGATTTCTCGGACCGTGGTATAAAATATCACCTCCATGCAATATCACATCACAATTTTTAAGTATAGCTTCAGCTTTTTCAAAAGCTATTGAACTACCATGCGTATCACTAATCAATCCTATTTTCATTTTTTTACACCTCCTACTATGATATTCAATATATTTTAATCTTCTATCACCAAAGGGACTTTACCTTCTAAATTTTTGCAGTCTTACGATATTTTATTGTATAATATCATCAGAACTTTTAGAAAACTGCAGTTTGAGTGAAATATATATATATATAAGGAGGGTAAGCTATGAATAAAACTGCACTAGTAACCGATAGTACAGCAGATATTCCAATAGAATTACAAGAAAAGTATAACATCCATATTATTCCTTTATCTGTTATTCATGGAGATGTTGAGTATCAAGAAGGAATAGATATTACTTCTGAGAACTTTTATGATTTACTAAATAGTTCAGATATATTCCCTAAATCTTCGCAGCCTTCACCTAAGGACTTTGATGATTTATATAGTAAGCTTTTAAAAGACCATGATGAAGTTCTTTCTATTCATCTTTCATCTGGCTTAAGTGGCACTATTAATGCTGCTTTTCA
It encodes:
- the yfcE gene encoding phosphodiesterase translates to MKIGLISDTHGSSIAFEKAEAILKNCDVILHGGDILYHGPRNPLPDGYDPQKLSHILNNLEQPIYMVQGNCDSKVDQMVLNKPILSPFFHTNLDNLNILLLHGEDYNEIDLVQLAKDYNVKCVITGHTHIPVIKEVEGILLINPGSPSIPKTEDKVPTIGLIDTEENKVQIISNDDKTIKKVYHLY